The region TCGATCGGAATCACCACACCGGAAGCGCTTTGGCCGCTGAATGACATGTTTCCGTTCCATACAACCGTCGTTTTCATCATGGTCGCTCCTTTCTCATCTGTCCGGGGTCGGACGGACTTTCCGACAGCCCGTTTCTTCTTTTCAGTTTAGCGGCTATGTCCTTGAAATGCAAAATTCCTGTCTACCGTTTTCGCTCATGCATGTTAAAATAGAAACATGCACAAACTTGTTGAGTAAAGGGTGTTTGATTCGATGACCGCACTCATTTTGCTTCTTGCTTATCTTCTCGGCTCGATTCCGTTTGGCCTTCTTGTCGGGAAAATCGGCTACGGGATCGACATCCGCGAACACGGGAGCGGCAATCTTGGGGGAACAAACACGTTCCGCGTGCTTGGGGCGAAAGCGGGAACGATCGTCATTGTCGGCGATATGCTAAAAGGGACGCTGGCGGCGAGCTTGCCGATGCTTTTTTCCGTCCCCGTGCATCCGCTTTTGGCCGGGGCGATCGCCGTGGTCGGCCATATGTATCCGGTGTTCGCCAAATTCCGCGGCGGCAAGGCGGTGGCGACATCAGGCGGGGTGATGCTGTTTTATTCGCCGTTGTTCTTTTTGTCGCTCATCGCCGTGTTTCTTGTCGTCTTGGCTGTTTCACGCTACGTCTCCCTGTCATCGATGGCCGCGGCGCTGTATGCGGTCGTGTACACCGTCTTTTTCACGGACGACATTCCATTGACGGTGGCGGTATTGTTGCTCGCTTCGTTTATCTTTTATCGTCATCGCGCCAACATTCAACGCATCTTGAACAAAACGGAGCCAAAAGTGAAATGGCCAGGCAAACGCTCATGACGACGGACGGAGAAAGGAGTTTGCTGCGTTGAGATTGCCGGAAGCATTTGTCGCGAAAATGAAGAAGCTGCTTGATGAAGAAGCAGACGAGTTTTTCGCTGTTTATGAAAATGAAAAAATCAACGGCTTGCGCGTCAATCCGTTGAAAACCGACCCGGGCGCATGGGCAAAAACGGCGCCCTTTTCCCTTTCCCCGGTGCCGTTTTGCCCGACCGGGTTTTATTATGAGCCGGACGAACAGCCGGGAAAGCATCCGTACCATGCGGCCGGCCTGTATTACATTCAAGAACCGAGCGCGATGGCGGTCGCCGAAGCGCTGCGTCCCGCCCCTGGGGAGAGGGTCCTTGACTTGTGCGCCGCCCCTGGCGGGAAAACGACCCAGCTTGGAGCGATGATGGAAAACAAAGGGCTGCTTGTCGCCAACGAAATCCACCCGAAACGGGTCAAAGCGCTCGCAGAGAACGTCGAACGGTTCGGCTTGACGAACACCGTTGTCGTCAATGAAACTCCCGAGGCGCTTGCCGAGCAGTTTCCGGGCTTTTTTGACAAAATTTTAGTCGACGCCCCCTGTTCCGGCGAAGGAATGTTTCGCAAGGATGAAGAGGCCGCTTCGTTTTGGAGCCCGGCTTATGTGGAAGAATGTGCGGCCAGACAGCGGCGCATTTTGGAAAGCGCCTATGCGATGCTGAAAGAAGGCGGCATTCTCGTCTATTCCACGTGCACGTTCTCTCCGGAGGAAAACGAACAAACGATTGAATGGCTGCTTGAGACGTACGAGGATTTGCAGTTGTTGCCCATTGCGAAAATCGGCGGCATCGAGCCAGGGCGGCCGGAATGGACGAAAACCAATCGATCCGATCTCGTACACACCGCCCGCCTTTGGCCGCACCGTCTGAAAGGGGAAGGGCATTTTGTCGCCAAACTGCAAAAACAGCGGCCCACCTCACCTTGGCGAGGGCGGTGGGCGAAATCGAGCGCGCCAAAAGCCGCTATCCGCCTGTATCGCCAGTTTGAACAAGAGGCATTGCGGACAGAGCGAGACGGCACGTTCGTGTCATTTGGCGCCCATTTGACTGTGTTGCCCGAGCGTTGCCCGGATTTGTCCGGTTTGAAAATCGTCCGCGCCGGGTTGCACTTAGGGGATGTGAAAAAAGAGCGGTTTGAGCCGAACCATGCCCTTGCCTTGGCGTTGCGGACAGAGGAAGCGAAACATGTGCTTGACCTATCGAGCGCGAGCCGCGAAATCGTCCAATATTGGCGCGGCGAGACGCTTTCCACCGGCGGCGACCGCGGTTGGCTGCTTGTGGCCGTGGATGGATTTCCGTTCGCCTGGGGGAAAGAAGTGAAAGGAACGGTGAAAAACTTTTATCCAAAAGGGCTCCGTCTCATCTGAAGCATCGGAAAAGCGGGTGACAAAGAAGCTCCTAACCGCAAAAAAGACTGTCCTGCACACGCGGACAGTCTTTTTTACTGGTGCTGCTTCGTCGGAATTGTTAAGGTAAACACGATCTCATCGGCGGCCAAATCGATTTTTTTTGCCGCCACCTGATAACCGTTGCCAAAGCGAATGTCCGTGAGCGCGACGTAGACGCGGGTGTGCTCCGGGTCAATCGCCACTTCATCCGGCAGCGGGGCGTGCTTTTGTAAGTAGCGAAGCACATACGTCACTGGCAGCTTCCAGTCGCCGAGCGAAATCGTCGGCTCCGTGAGCTCGACATTCCCTCCTTTGATTACTTTGGGCACAAACGAGACGACAAGTTCGACCGAGCGGCCTAAAATGGGGATTTCGCTTGAAACATAGACGCGATCGGCGAGCCAAACGCGGTATTGCAGCGGATGGCCTTTCGTTTTTTCTGCCAAATAGTCGTTCATGATGGCGTTCAAATGCGCTTTCTTCGAGTAAACAGTAAATGAGGCTCCTTCGACATCCGGATGCGCCGGCCGTTTCACCGGCGGAGACGGCTTAAGCAGCCAGGCGGCGGCTAAAACAATGACCGCCGCGTTGACAGCCGCCAACATCCAAAACGCTCGTTTCCAATTCATTGCAGCAATCTCCCTATCCACCATTCTTTTCGTTCCTTTAACGCTTCATACACCCGTATGGCCATCTGTTCGTATCCTGCGGCATTCGGATGAAACTCATCGCGGTAGAGCAAATCATCGCGGTCAGCAAAAATGTCTTGGATATCGACAAAAATCGTTCGCTCATACCGTGAAAGCACTGCCAGGCTGGCGCTGTTCCACTCAGCGATGACATCATCGATTTCCGGAATGTTCGGCAACGTGCTCGAAAACGGGTTGTATAAGCCGACGAGCACAACGACGGCATCGGGGTTCACCGTGCGCAATGATAGAATGAGATGGTCCAATCGAGAGGCAAATGCCTTTGCCTCTTTCACAAACCGTTCGTGCGACAAATCAAAAAAATGTGAACGGACGACATTCATCACATCATTGCCGCCGATCGTGACAAGGACGAGATCCGCTTGGCTGATTTCCCTTTCATGCGCCTTGATGACTGGCTTGAGCTCCACAATGCGCCGGCCGCGTTTTCCTAAATTCGTCACGGTGACCGTCCGCACTCCGTCTTCTGCCGAAAGGAGCGGGACAAGGCGGCCAACATAGCCCCCTTTCCCTTCGCCATCCCCGACTCCTTCCGTCAACGAATCGCCCAAAGCGACCAAATGTATATCTTTCGGAAGCGGCTTTGCTTCCGTCTGCTTGACGGCGGCTTCATGCGGGCGCTCCGGCTTTCCGCCCGCCGAAAGCGACACGCATCCGGCGAGCAGCCAGCAGCACAACAACCATCCCCACCGTCTCATTGTTTGACACCTGCCTTTTGCCGCAACAAGGGGAAAGACGAAAAGAAGGCAAAAAGGCGGTAGCCGTTTTTGCCTCATTGCGACGACTGCACGATTTTGATATGCTCTAAAATCGTTTCGTACGGCACATCTTGCACGCCGCTGTACGTCTGAACCACTTTTCCGTCCGGCCCGACCAAATAAAAGCTGGTGCCATGCACGACTTGATCGCCATTGGCCGGCTTTTGCACGATCGTTTTAAAGCTTTTTTGCGCCAGCTCGCTGATTTCAGACGGGCTGTATCCGGTCAGCAAATGCCAGTTTGATAGGTCGTCTGTAAATTGTTTCGCATACGCCGCCAGTTTTTCGGGCGTATCGACTTCCGGATCAACGCTGAAGGAGACAAACTCGACATCCAGTCCTTCTTTCTTTGCCATTTGTTTTAATTTCGCCATATGGGCCGTCATCGGCGGACAAACGGTCTCGCAGTTTGTAAAAATAAAATCGGCGACCCACACTTTTCCTTTTAAGTCGCGAAGCCCAAACGGCTTGCCCGTCTGATCGACAAACGTAAAGTCCTCCACCGGCCAGTTTTTGGCGTCCGGAATCGTTTTTCCGCACGCCGCCAGCAAAAGAACAACGAGAAAAAGCGCGATTCGTTTCCACATCGATGGATCCTTCCTTTTCGACAAAAATATGTTGATGCCGCACAACAACGGCGTTTATTCATCAAGCGCCGCTTCCTCCGTGTAGTACATGAGCGCCAACGCCCCAGGATCGGTGTGAATGGAAATGACCGTCGTTGTTTCAACGATGTCAATCGGTGAATAGCCGATGATGTCTGTCACCGCTTCCTTGAGCCGCTCCGCCCACCGAGGAGCATCGGCATGGTCGATGGCGATTTTCTCTACCCGTTTGGCCCCTTGTTCCTCGACAAGACGGCCCGCCAAATGGGACACCGCTTGCGAAAAGCTGCGAACCTGGGCAACCGGCGTATACAGCCCGTCAACCAGAGCGGCGATCGGCTTATGTCAAATGAAGCGGAACGACTTCAACGCCGTGCTCGGCAAGCACCGAAAACAGCACATCGACCGTTGAGTCGGTTACAATTTTGATTGGTTTCATTCGCTCACTCCTAATACTGATGATCTCGTTTCCATTATATAATGAAACCGGCAAAAATCCTACCTAAAAACGTCCATGAGCAAGCTTGGCTCATCCCCAAGCAGGAACATCGCCCATTATGAACGATACCGGCAGAAAAAAAGTTGTTTTGCCGCCAAGGGCAAAACAACAACAGTCATGCATTATGCTTTAACGCCGTTTCTTTAAAGATCTGTTCATATACCGGCCATTTCAGCACTTTCTTCAAATGTTCGCGGAACGAGTAAACGGAACGGTTTGTTCTCGACCGATACACTTTTGCAATAAACGCCTCCAAGCGCAGTTGGACCATGAATCGGTACGTATTCTCTTCCTCCAATACTGGAATTTCGATAATCTTGACCTTCTGCCCATACGCGTTTTGAAACTCGAGGCTTTTGAATAGCAAAATATCAATCCTCTTTTTCACCGATTTACTTTTATTATACACCAATCCGGTGAAAAAGTATGTCGGAATGCGGCGAATTTGTTCCGACTTTTTTCGTTAGATCAATAAATGGAACAAGTTCGGGTCTTTGTTCACTTCTTGGAACGGGAAGCCTTTTTTCTTCATCCGCTCGATGAGCGGCGCGTAGTCTTCGCGCCGTTTCAGTTCGATGCCGACGAGCGCCGGTCCGCTTTCTTTGTTGTTTTTCTTCGTGTATTCAAACCGGGTGATGTCATCGGTCGGCCCAAGCACTTCATCCAAAAACTCACGCAACGCCCCAGCCCGCTGCGGGAAGTTGACGATGAAATAGTGCTGCAGTCCTTCGTAAATCATCGAACGCTCTTTGATTTCCTGCATCCGGTCGATGTCGTTGTTGCCGCCGCTTATGACGCAGACGACTGTTTTGCCTCGGATTTGTTCCTTGTAAAAATCAAGCGCGGCGATCGGCAGCGCCCCTGCCGGTTCAGCGACAATGGCGTTTTCGTTGTACAGCTCCAAAATCGTCGTGCATACTTTTCCTTCCGGAACGACGACGATGTCATCAAGCACCCCGCGGCATAAGGCGAATGTCTTTTCCCCGACCGTCTTGACGGCAGCGCCGTCAACGAACTTGTCGATTTCATCGAGCGTCACCACATGTCCGCGCTCGAGCGCCGCTTTCATCGATGGGGCGCCAGCCGGCTCGACCCCGATGACTTTGGTGGACGGAGAAATGCTTTTCACATACGTCCCTAGTCCGGCCATCAATCCCCCGCCGCCGATGCTGGCGAACAAAAAGTCGATCGGTTCATCACAGTCGTTTAACACCTCGACGCCAATCGTCCCCTGTCCGGCAATGACGTATTCATCATCAAACGGATGGATGAACGTCCGCCCTTCCGCCTCGGCGCACTTCACCGCTTCGTTGTATGAATCGTCAAACGTGTCGCCGACAAGCACGATCTCGACCATGTCTTTGCCAAACAGCTGCACTTGCGACACTTTTTGCCGAGGCGTCGTCGCCGGCATATAAATTTTCCCGTGCACGCCAAGCGCCCGGCATGAATAGGCCACCCCTTGGGCATGGTTGCCGGCGCTGGCGCATACCACCCCGTTTCTCCGCTCCTCATCGGTTAAATGCTTCATCCGGTTGTACGCCCCGCGCAACTTAAACGAACGCACGACTTGCAAATCCTCGCGCTTTAAGTAGACATTGCACTCGTAGCGCTCGGATAACAGCGGATTTTTTTGCAGCGGCGTATGGAAAACAACATCCTTCAGCGTATGATACGCGATCAAAATGTCCTCGACGTATACCGCCCCTTGCTTCCGTTTCAGCTGTTGTTCCATGCTCTCGTTCCCTTTCTTTTCTAAGTTGTCTTTGATTTGTAGATTATATCACAAATCCGCAAAAAGAAAAGGGAATTTTCGAAAAGTTTTTGAGTGAAGATGGGCTGGCTCGCGATCATCGCGATTATCCCGCTTTACCGGACGCTTCCGCCGGCCGGATTCACGCTTTTGGACTGACGCCATCCGATGAGCGCCGTCCTTCCTGCTCGAAACCTCTCTCTAGCCGTCCTGCCAGACGGCAACGCGGCGAATTGTGCAGCATATGTACGGCGAACTACTTCTTCATGCGCAAGCGGACAGAAAAAACGACCGGCGCTATGCCCGGTCGTCCTCTTTTTTGAACTCTTCTTCCTCGGCAAATTCCGTCGCCCATCTTCCTTCATCATACCAGCGGTGCGCTTCTTCCCGTCTTGCTTCTTCGTGCACATGGTTTTCCATATACAAATGGAAAAACGCTTCAACCGCCCCGATCGCCAAGGCGCTGAAAAACGCGCCGTATGCCATGTTGACGGACGGGGCAATGAGGGCAAAGCTGACCGGCCAAATAAGCAAAAAGGAAAGCGGCACGTCAAGAGCGGCAGCGACAAAATGGCCGACGCGCGGCAACACGAACAGATCGCCGATCATATAAGAAACAAGCGCCGTCACGATCGTCATGAGTGAAATCAAGGAAAGCGGGGCATCGAAGATCGTAAACATCGAAAACAAGACGACGCTCCAAGCAGCGAGCTTGACGACAAACGGAACGATATGTTTCATCGTCTTCCTCCATTTCCATTGTGGTTCTATTGATTATCGTTCCTTTTTCGCCCCGCTTCTATGCAGAAACACGTTTTCAAAATGTTCGGATCTCAAACAAAAAGACGCCCCGTTTTGGGGTCGTCTTCGCAAACGTTTCGTACGCCAACGACAAACGCATATCCATGCCCGTGTCCCATCTATTTCGCCTTTTTCCGCTCATAAATGATAAAGGCGTGTTCATACGGATTCTTTTCATCTTTCCCTCCTGGCGTATAGGAAACGATTTCCCATTCATCGTCAGAAATGGGCGGATAAAACGTATCGCCGGGGAAGGAAGCAAAAATTTTTGTCACATACAGCCGGTCGACAATCGGCATCGTCGCCCGAAACAGTTCGGCCCCGCCGATGATAAACACTTCATCAGCGCGCGATGCGATCCATTGCTTGACTGCCTCGAGCGAATGAAGCACAAGGCAGCCTTCCGGGCGAAACGAGCGGTTGCGCGTGACAACGACGTTATCGCGGCCGGGAAGCGGCCGACCGATCGCTTCAAACGTCTTGCGCCCCATCACGATGGCATGGCCCATTGTCACCCGTTTAAAATACGCCAAATCGGCCGGCAAATGCCAAGGCAAGCGGTTGTCTTTGCCGATCACCCGGTTTTCATCCATTGCCACAATGTGCGAAATCATCGCGTCCTCTCCTTTACACAGCCACCGGTGCTTTAATCGTCGGATGCGGGTTGTAGCCGACAATTTCAAAATCGTCGTATTCGTAATCGAAAATGGACGGCGGCTTCCGTTTGATCACGAGCTTCGGCAGCGGGCGCGGCTCGCGCGTCAGCTGCAGTTTCGCCTGTTCGAGATGGTTTTTGTACAAATGGACATCACCGCCGGTGAAAATGAGTTCGCCGACATCGAGATCGCATTGCTGGGCGATCATATGCGTCAACAGCGCGTAGCTGGCAATGTTAAACGGCAGCCCTAAAAACGTATCAACGGAGCGCTGCTGCCACATGCACGACAACCGACCGTTCGCGACATAAAACTGAAAGGCATAATGGCACGGCGGCAGCTTCATCTCGTCTAATTCCGCCACGTTCCAAGCGCTCACAAGCAGCCGGCGTGAATTCGGATTTCGTTTGATCTCCTCGACGACCCACGCGATCTGGTCGATTGTTTTCCCGTCCGCCCCTTTCCATGAGCGCCATTGCGCGCCGTAAATCGGGCCGAGATCGCCGTTTTCGTCCGCCCACTCGTCCCAAATCGTCACGCCATTCTCCTGCAAATAGCGGACGTTCGTATCGCCTTTTAAAAACCAAAGCAGTTCATAAATGATGGAGCGGATATGCAATTTTTTCGTTGTCACGAGCGGAAATCCATCTTGCAAGTTGAAGCGGAGCTGGCGGCCGAACACCGACAGCGTGCCGACGCCCGTGCGGTCTTCTTTTTCGACGCCGTTTTCCAAAATATCCTCCAAAAGCTGCAAATATTGCCGCAATGTTCTCACCTCACGCTCTATCATACCATAAAGCAACGCATGGTGAACCACTTGTCCATAAAAAAACGAGCCTTTTACGAGGCCCGTTCCGCCAATCCGCGGATCAACGCATATGTTCTCGGCGCTGCCGCCCGCAACGTTTGCCGCGTCTTGTCGCTTGCATAATAATAGGCAAACGACTCGGCAAAATACTCTTCCGGATAAGTCAAAAAATAATATTCGCCAGGAAAGAGCCGCGGCGCCTCCTCCCGCCAAATCGCTTGAAATTCGTCCGTTTCATGAATGCGGTCAAATACGATGTAATCGAGCGAATGAGCAAACTCATGCAGCTCCAAATTGACCGAGCCATGCCCTTTTCCTTTTTCGCTATGGCCGAGGCGGACAAGCACTAAATGCGACCCACCGATGCCCGGCACGTCATCCCATGTTTTCGAACCCGGCATATAACCGCGCGGCGTTTTTCCGCGCAAATGGCGGGCCGTCGGCTCATCGGTGATCGGGCCGGTCAACAGTTGGATGTAAATATGGTGGTCCGCCGCCTGCTCTAAAATCGTGCGATCAATGCGGGCGAGCGTCCGGATCATTTCATTCGCTTCAGAGGCGGAAAACTCCGTCTCCGGCACGATGATGATGCGGCCAAGCACATCATGAGACGGAACACCCCTAAGACCAAGGCTGCTTTCTTCAAGCAGCACGCCATGGGCAGCCGGATACGGTGAGAACGATAGAAGCGGAACGGCGAACAGCGCCGCCAACAAACTAGTGAACAGCCGTTTCATCGTGGTTCCCCCGCTTCTTTCAATCTATGAAAATCATATCATAGAACGAAGCGGGAAAAAACGCGCAAAATAAGGAAAGAACCGCGGCCTGCTACGTCCGCCAGTTCGGCGGCGTATTTTTTGACCAGTAGATTTTCCCGAGTTCATGATGGGCTTGAAACCCATCATCGCATGTATGATAGTGAAACTGAAACCAATATCCGTCTTGCGGCGGATGCTCGCGGCGGACGTGAAAGCGGATCAAATCCTCTCCCGTATCCGCCCGATACAAATGAAAAATGCGTTCTCCTTGCCCGCCAGACGGATTTTCCGAAACAGCCAAATAGCGGAGCTCCTCTTCCGGATAACGATCGGCAAGCTCGGCGATCACTTCTTCCATGCGCGGCAAAATGACGGCGCGAAACTCATCTTCAATGACCGGAGCGATTTTGCGGCCGAATTTTTCATGGGACTGGGCAACGGCCTTTTCCATCGTCCGCTCAATGAATTGAGCTCGCGTCAACGAAACCGCTTCCTCGGCACGACTTGTTGGACTGTGCTGCCAGTCGGAAGACGATGCATCATCTGACGGCGGATCTTTGGCCGCGAGCAGCGAAGCGGGCGGTGTGACGAGTCCAAACGTGCAGACGGTAATGGCGGCAACAAGCGTTTTTCGAAGCCAAGACGGCAGCTTCATCGCCTTCACCTCCCGCTACCGCCGATCAGCGGCCGGAGACGCGAACAAGCCGGTCGCTTTTAATTTTGCGACCGCCCGGCGCAACACTTCTTCCGGCTGGACAAGGGCGATGCGCACATACCCTTCGCCGCTCGGCCCAAACGCGTGCCCAGGCGTCACAACGACGCCGGCTTGGTCGATGAGCGCCTTCGCAAACGAAAGCGACGTCCATCCGTCCGGAATTTTCGCCCACACGAACATGCCGGCTTGCGGACGGTCAACCGTCCAACCGATGTCAGCGAGTCCATCCACGAGCACATCGCGGCGCGCTTGATACATCATGCGGCTCTGGGCGCAAAAGCCGGCGCCATGGCGGAGCACTTCCGCGGCCGCTTTTTGCAGCGGCCAAAAAATGCCGTAATCCAAATTGGACTTGAACTCGGCAAACGCACGAATCACCTCGGCATTTCCGCATAAGTAGCCGACCCGGCAGCCGGCCATGTTGTAGCTTTTTGACAACGAATTGATCTCCACGCCAACGTCCTTTGCGCCTGGAACAGAAAGAAAACTCACCGGTTTGTTTCCGTCATAATACAGCTCGCCGTAAGCAAAATCGGAAACAACGAGGATATCGTACCGCTTCGCAAACTCAACCACTTCGCGATAAAATGATTCTGTCGCTACGGCGGGCACCGGATTCCCTGGAAAGTTAAGAAACATGATCGCCGCCCGTTTGGCGATGTCCTCCGGGATCGCACGCAAATCCGGCAAAAAGCTGTTTTCCTCCCTCAGCGGCAGAAAATACGGCATCGCTTCCGCCATCGCCACCCCCGCCGCATACGCCGGGTACCCGGGATCCGGCAATAGAATGACATCCCCCGGGTCAGCGAACACCATCGGCAAATGAACGAGCCCGTCTTGTGACCCGATCACGTACGTCACTTCCGTCTCTGGATCGAGCACAACGCCATGCGCCGTCCGATAATAATCGGCGACCGCTTCATGAAACTCGCGAATGCCCTTTAATGTGTAGCCGTACGCATTCGGCTCGTTGGCGTAGCGGGCGATCGCCTCACGCACAAACGGCGCCGGGGGCAAATCCGGGCTGCCAACGCTCAAGTCGATCCACTCGTCATGAAGGTGGCGCTGCTTTTGACGATACGCCGTCAACTCGGCGAAAATCGATGCCGAAAACGCGTTCATTCGTTTCGCTTTTTTCATTTCGTCTTCCTCTCCCTTGACAAGACAAAAACTGCATTTTCTTTTTGCTTTTGTTGGTATATACTTTTATCATAGTTCCGAAAGAAGACACCCGCTTCAACCGCGTGAAGGTTGCAGCCCAGCGATCAGCGACAAATGGATGTCGGTTGGCGTCAGCCAAAACACATGATAAAATCAAGGTATATCATGTTCTTTGTGAACTGGATATAGGGGGTTGCATGGAGAATATCCAATGCGAAAACCAAGCAAAGCCTTCCATGCGTAAAATATCCAAGGCGCGAAAGAACTCCGAATCGTCGGATGCCTAGGGTTGGGACGACCCGAAGTCACGCTCAGGGAGACGAAAGAATGCTTTCGTCGTGGAACTGAGAAGCTCCCACTTCAAGCAAAGCGAAGTGGGGGTAGTTCACATGAATAGTGTATCATAGATTCTCAGCGAAAATATAGACAGAAAGGCGGGAAAAATGAAACATGAACACGATCTTTTTTGCGGCCAGCCTCATTACATTGCTTTACTTTATTTATAGTTGTATCGCCAACGCCTAAACGCTCTTGGCGATCCATCCAGCTCCCTTGGCATTCTGTTGGATGCGAAGGGAGTTTGCGCATGAAAACGACAAAAGGAGCCCCGCATCGGGAGCTCCTTTTTAATCGATTTTTGTTTTTTTGCGGGCAGAGTCAAGCTCGAACGCGCCTGTCTCCGTCTCCGTCGTGCCTTGCCCTCGAACATCTGGGGCGCTGACGCCCGTTTTCGAACGATCTTTTTTCCGCTTCGGCACGCCCGATCACCTCCGCCCTTATCGTTCCCGCCAACGCGCCGTTGTATGCGGAACGAAAGCGAATCAACGCAAGCGGTTCGCTCCTCGCTCGCACCGCATCAGCCGCAATATTTGTCAAACGCAGCCAAAATATTTTCCATCACGTCCTCCATCGAGTGAAACTCGATGTCTTCGCGCGGAATGAAGTGAACGACTTCTTTCCCCTTTAAGAGCGCCATCGACGGCGAAGACGGCGGATAACCGACAAAGTACTCGCGCATTTTCGCTGTCGCTTCCTTATCCTGGCCAGCGAACACCGTCACCAAATGGTCCGGCTTTTTCTCGCTCCGCAACACCGCCTGCGTCGCCGCGGGGCGCGCCAATCCAGCGGCGCAGCCGCACACTGAGTTGACAAAAACAAACGTCGTTCCTTCCACTTGTTTCATAAACTGCTCGACTTCTTCGCTTGTGCGCAATTCGCGGAAACCGGCGCGGACAAGTTCATCGCGCATCGGCTGCACGAGTTGGCGCATATAGTCTTCGTAAGCCATTGACATTGCCCTCATCCCTCCACATTCATCATCGCTGCGCTATCAGCATACTATATTTTCGTTTGAAAAATCAATGAAGAGAACCGTCCACGGCCGCATGTCTCTAAACGGCATCATTCAGAACAAACGGGGCTAAACGCACCCGTTTGGCCGCCATCAAACGAGCGATTTCGTTTCGCTTTCTATCAACCGCCGCGGCCATTGTCAGCGACCAAACATATACTATGCCATCGATGGCCATGAAAGGAGCGTGCACATGGGATACATTGAAGAACTGCGAAAAATCATTGGAACCCGGCCGATCATCTTGGCGGGAGCCGGGGTCGCTGTCACCGATGAATGCGGGCGGATTTTATTGCAGAAACGCCGCGACGGCTTATGGGGACTGCCCGGCGGTTTGTTGGAGTTGGGGGAGTCCGCAGAAGAAGCAGCCCGGCGGGAAGTGTGGGAAGAAACAGGGCTGGAAATCGGCAAACTGGAACTAGTCGATGTGTTTTCTGGAAAAAAATATTTTGTTCGGCTGCCTAATGGAGATCAATATTACCCAGTCACTGTTGTTTATCTCACCCGTGATATCCGCGGTGGAGAACTGAAAGAAGACGGGGAAGAATCGCTGGAAGTGAAATTCTTCCCTTTTCATGAATTGCCAAACGAACTCTCTCCTCTTGTTAAAGATTTTATCGAACAATATTTCAGGGGATGACGAGCCAAGCCTTGGAGCTCTCTCCAAGGCTTCACCATTGTTGAAAACACTCTTTTCTAAGAACCAAATCCGCAGCTGGAGGGGCAAAAAAATTTAGAAGCCCATTTTAATGGTAATAAATTGAAGAATAATCGGCGCACCTTTTGGCGGCGGCTCGGCTGTTTTCAACGTCAGTTTCCCCTTTTCCACCTCATACAGTTTTTCCGGTTGCAGCACCCCATTAATAAACAAGTTGATCCATGATACATGTTTCGGATCTAAAATACCGCGGTCGCCGTACTCTCTCAGTTCATCGCCGT is a window of Geobacillus kaustophilus DNA encoding:
- a CDS encoding YndM family protein — translated: MKHIVPFVVKLAAWSVVLFSMFTIFDAPLSLISLMTIVTALVSYMIGDLFVLPRVGHFVAAALDVPLSFLLIWPVSFALIAPSVNMAYGAFFSALAIGAVEAFFHLYMENHVHEEARREEAHRWYDEGRWATEFAEEEEFKKEDDRA
- a CDS encoding YuzL family protein — its product is MPKRKKDRSKTGVSAPDVRGQGTTETETGAFELDSARKKTKID
- the thyA gene encoding thymidylate synthase codes for the protein MRQYLQLLEDILENGVEKEDRTGVGTLSVFGRQLRFNLQDGFPLVTTKKLHIRSIIYELLWFLKGDTNVRYLQENGVTIWDEWADENGDLGPIYGAQWRSWKGADGKTIDQIAWVVEEIKRNPNSRRLLVSAWNVAELDEMKLPPCHYAFQFYVANGRLSCMWQQRSVDTFLGLPFNIASYALLTHMIAQQCDLDVGELIFTGGDVHLYKNHLEQAKLQLTREPRPLPKLVIKRKPPSIFDYEYDDFEIVGYNPHPTIKAPVAV
- a CDS encoding YpjP family protein, which gives rise to MPSWLRKTLVAAITVCTFGLVTPPASLLAAKDPPSDDASSSDWQHSPTSRAEEAVSLTRAQFIERTMEKAVAQSHEKFGRKIAPVIEDEFRAVILPRMEEVIAELADRYPEEELRYLAVSENPSGGQGERIFHLYRADTGEDLIRFHVRREHPPQDGYWFQFHYHTCDDGFQAHHELGKIYWSKNTPPNWRT
- a CDS encoding LL-diaminopimelate aminotransferase, giving the protein MKKAKRMNAFSASIFAELTAYRQKQRHLHDEWIDLSVGSPDLPPAPFVREAIARYANEPNAYGYTLKGIREFHEAVADYYRTAHGVVLDPETEVTYVIGSQDGLVHLPMVFADPGDVILLPDPGYPAYAAGVAMAEAMPYFLPLREENSFLPDLRAIPEDIAKRAAIMFLNFPGNPVPAVATESFYREVVEFAKRYDILVVSDFAYGELYYDGNKPVSFLSVPGAKDVGVEINSLSKSYNMAGCRVGYLCGNAEVIRAFAEFKSNLDYGIFWPLQKAAAEVLRHGAGFCAQSRMMYQARRDVLVDGLADIGWTVDRPQAGMFVWAKIPDGWTSLSFAKALIDQAGVVVTPGHAFGPSGEGYVRIALVQPEEVLRRAVAKLKATGLFASPAADRR
- a CDS encoding dihydrofolate reductase, whose translation is MISHIVAMDENRVIGKDNRLPWHLPADLAYFKRVTMGHAIVMGRKTFEAIGRPLPGRDNVVVTRNRSFRPEGCLVLHSLEAVKQWIASRADEVFIIGGAELFRATMPIVDRLYVTKIFASFPGDTFYPPISDDEWEIVSYTPGGKDEKNPYEHAFIIYERKKAK
- the ilvA gene encoding threonine ammonia-lyase IlvA — its product is MEQQLKRKQGAVYVEDILIAYHTLKDVVFHTPLQKNPLLSERYECNVYLKREDLQVVRSFKLRGAYNRMKHLTDEERRNGVVCASAGNHAQGVAYSCRALGVHGKIYMPATTPRQKVSQVQLFGKDMVEIVLVGDTFDDSYNEAVKCAEAEGRTFIHPFDDEYVIAGQGTIGVEVLNDCDEPIDFLFASIGGGGLMAGLGTYVKSISPSTKVIGVEPAGAPSMKAALERGHVVTLDEIDKFVDGAAVKTVGEKTFALCRGVLDDIVVVPEGKVCTTILELYNENAIVAEPAGALPIAALDFYKEQIRGKTVVCVISGGNNDIDRMQEIKERSMIYEGLQHYFIVNFPQRAGALREFLDEVLGPTDDITRFEYTKKNNKESGPALVGIELKRREDYAPLIERMKKKGFPFQEVNKDPNLFHLLI
- a CDS encoding anthrax toxin lethal factor-related metalloendopeptidase, with protein sequence MKRLFTSLLAALFAVPLLSFSPYPAAHGVLLEESSLGLRGVPSHDVLGRIIIVPETEFSASEANEMIRTLARIDRTILEQAADHHIYIQLLTGPITDEPTARHLRGKTPRGYMPGSKTWDDVPGIGGSHLVLVRLGHSEKGKGHGSVNLELHEFAHSLDYIVFDRIHETDEFQAIWREEAPRLFPGEYYFLTYPEEYFAESFAYYYASDKTRQTLRAAAPRTYALIRGLAERAS